A stretch of Aedes aegypti strain LVP_AGWG chromosome 2, AaegL5.0 Primary Assembly, whole genome shotgun sequence DNA encodes these proteins:
- the LOC5565556 gene encoding uncharacterized protein C45G9.7: MAKMAFQHQAGTAMECLSIPITLHKEKDVDEEGREVLKCGFKIGGGIDQDFKKSPQGYTDYGIYVTEVHEGSPAAKSGLRMHDKILQCNGYDFTMVTHKKAVSYIRKNPVLNLLVARKGVTST, from the exons ATGGCAAAAATGGCGTTTCAACACCAGGCGGGGACCGCGATGGAGTGCCTCAGC ATTCCTATAACGTTGCACAAAGAAAAAGATGTGGACGAAGAGGGACGCGAAGTACTTAAATGCGGGTTCAAAATCGGTGGTGGAATAGACCAAGATTTCAAAAAAAGTCCTCAAGGATATACTGATTAT GGCATTTACGTGACGGAAGTCCACGAAGGGAGTCCTGCGGCAAAATCCGGCCTTCGaatgcacgataaaattttacaatgtaACGGATACGACTTTACTATGGTAACGCACAAGAAAGCCGTCAGTTATATTAGGAAAAACCCGGTGCTCAATCTGCTGGTGGCACGAAAGGGAGTTACCTCAACTTAA
- the LOC5565533 gene encoding uncharacterized protein LOC5565533: MESSNGSEKADLNNLVKNIVKILLSTSKYFHCPFCADEYLFEFTLRHHLLKNHEEDLSKIVQSPDSSIKFCDSNICPYCGALFYYISALPKHIMNSHSRDCLIKWQAIERDSSLRKRFATEPSIRCVPCSPGLSDLFEELNTDSSRKKHRSHRRKPSPLYKSALKNANRISASKRISGESWVSCDFEFTSGEAALSGSGSVGRRSNSVRRELQFDAVASEPTSPQEPEGVCSVKKTKRARKRFNLKSLKPRVGLRKYVLSKFTKKYRCKIVTSTPNNFLDDSDVERSDSRLHNQERWNKLHLD; encoded by the coding sequence ATGGAGTCGAGTAACGGTAGCGAGAAAGCCGACCTAAACAACTTGGTCAAAAACATCGTCAAAATTTTGCTGTCCACCTCCAAGTATTTCCACTGTCCGTTTTGTGCCGATGAGTATTTGTTCGAGTTCACCCTGAGACATCACCTGCTGAAGAATCATGAAGAGGACCTTTCCAAGATCGTACAATCGCCGGATTCCAGTATTAAGTTCTGTGATAGCAACATTTGTCCATACTGTGGGGCCTTATTCTATTACATTTCGGCGCTACCGAAGCACATCATGAACAGCCACAGCCGGGACTGTCTCATAAAGTGGCAAGCGATTGAGCGGGACAGCAGTCTGCGCAAGAGATTTGCCACCGAGCCGAGTATCCGGTGTGTTCCTTGTTCGCCGGGTTTGAGCGATCTCTTCGAAGAACTGAACACTGATTCCAGCAGAAAGAAACATCGAAGTCACCGCAGGAAGCCTTCCCCTCTGTACAAGTCAGCCCTGAAGAATGCCAACCGAATCTCCGCTTCTAAACGTATTTCCGGCGAATCTTGGGTCAGTTGTGACTTTGAATTCACCTCCGGAGAAGCAGCTCTCAGTGGTTCCGGTTCTGTAGGACGTCGATCCAATAGCGTCCGGAGGGAGCTCCAATTCGATGCGGTCGCATCGGAACCAACGTCCCCACAGGAACCAGAGGGCGTTTGCTCCGTGAAGAAAACGAAACGCGCTCGAAAGCGTTTCAATCTGAAATCACTCAAACCGAGAGTTGGCCTGAGGAAGTACGTGCTGTCAAAGTTCACCAAAAAGTATCGATGCAAAATTGTGACCAGCACACCGAATAATTTCCTGGATGATAGTGACGTCGAACGGAGCGATTCCCGGTTACACAATCAGGAACGCTGGAACAAGTTACATCTTGACTGA